A genome region from Candidatus Spechtbacterales bacterium includes the following:
- a CDS encoding HU family DNA-binding protein, which yields MTKDQLVSALAEKAGVSKKDAGNVLDAFTDIVTAALSKGDPVALTGFGSFQVSHRAARQGRNPQTGATLQIPAMNVPRFKAGKALKDSVR from the coding sequence ATGACAAAAGACCAATTAGTAAGCGCTTTAGCAGAGAAGGCCGGAGTTTCCAAGAAGGATGCCGGTAATGTGTTAGACGCTTTTACAGATATAGTTACCGCAGCTTTAAGCAAAGGAGATCCTGTAGCACTTACAGGATTTGGGAGCTTCCAGGTATCTCACAGAGCTGCACGTCAGGGGAGAAATCCTCAGACGGGTGCTACACTTCAGATTCCCGCTATGAACGTTCCACGATTCAAGGCCGGTAAAGCTTTGAAGGACTCAGTTCGCTAA